In Pseudomonas alcaliphila JAB1, a single window of DNA contains:
- a CDS encoding tail fiber protein, whose product MSDPFMGEIRMVGFNFAPRGWATCQGQIMAIQQNSALFALLGTTYGGNGQTTFGLPNFSGRSPVGQGNGPGLTPVTIGEVAGSENITMTINQMPMHTHVATASAPTGTAQVAIPAATTGTTQAAPSTGTVLGPIAAAGRAGTLYCTGAADTTLAPFNSNVTVQAPTITVGIAGGSQPLPLRNPYLGTNFVIALEGIFPSRN is encoded by the coding sequence ATGAGCGATCCATTCATGGGCGAGATCCGTATGGTGGGCTTCAACTTCGCCCCCCGGGGCTGGGCGACCTGCCAGGGACAGATCATGGCCATCCAACAGAACTCGGCACTGTTCGCGCTGCTGGGCACCACCTACGGTGGCAATGGCCAGACCACCTTCGGGCTGCCGAACTTCTCCGGGCGTAGCCCGGTTGGGCAAGGCAACGGGCCAGGCCTGACGCCGGTCACGATCGGGGAAGTGGCGGGCTCGGAAAACATCACCATGACCATCAACCAGATGCCTATGCACACCCACGTCGCGACTGCCTCCGCGCCGACGGGCACGGCGCAGGTTGCCATACCTGCCGCCACCACCGGCACCACCCAGGCAGCGCCCAGCACTGGCACCGTACTGGGACCAATCGCCGCGGCTGGTCGCGCAGGTACTCTTTACTGCACGGGGGCTGCGGACACTACGCTCGCGCCCTTTAACAGCAACGTAACCGTTCAGGCACCGACCATCACGGTCGGCATCGCAGGCGGCAGTCAACCGCTCCCCTTGCGCAACCCCTACCTGGGCACCAACTTCGTCATTGCCCTGGAAGGTATCTTCCCGTCACGCAACTGA
- a CDS encoding GNAT family N-acetyltransferase, which produces MRSHELHLRPAEETDLNFLRRLYASTRAQEMALSGWDQPVIDAFLAQQFDAQHRYYQEHYQGSDFSLICHGDLAIGRLYIFRGPTMINLIDISLLPEWRGKGIGTRYLAALVDEADAAEKSMRLFVEPTNPAKRLYERFAFRASGSNHIYLQMHREAVPALAVPA; this is translated from the coding sequence ATGCGTTCCCACGAATTGCATCTTCGGCCTGCCGAGGAGACTGATCTAAACTTCCTGCGCAGGCTTTATGCGAGTACCCGGGCTCAGGAAATGGCGCTCAGCGGTTGGGATCAACCCGTCATTGATGCCTTTCTCGCACAGCAGTTCGACGCCCAGCACCGCTATTACCAGGAGCATTATCAGGGCTCCGACTTCTCCCTGATTTGCCACGGTGACCTGGCTATCGGCCGCCTCTATATCTTCCGCGGCCCGACCATGATCAACCTCATCGACATTTCGCTGCTCCCCGAATGGCGGGGCAAGGGAATCGGCACCCGCTATCTGGCTGCACTGGTCGATGAAGCGGATGCCGCAGAGAAGTCGATGCGCCTGTTCGTCGAACCCACTAATCCGGCCAAGCGCTTGTACGAGCGTTTTGCCTTCAGGGCCAGCGGCTCCAACCATATCTACCTGCAGATGCACCGCGAAGCCGTGCCCGCTCTGGCGGTACCGGCATGA